Proteins from a genomic interval of Medicago truncatula cultivar Jemalong A17 chromosome 3, MtrunA17r5.0-ANR, whole genome shotgun sequence:
- the LOC25490575 gene encoding TLC domain-containing protein 4-B, with product MLESKEMMSLESYQNQANLFVKDYLLADSFIPYTSVFGGIFACKLVYDLTQLIGTNSFKTYSSLSKIQRIEWNNRAMSTIHSIFITTMSLYMVFCSNLFSDNQSTDPITVRSSSLSTFALGVSVGYFLADFVMIFWYFPSLGGYEYVIHHLFSLVAVAYSMLSGEGQLYTYMVLISEATTPGINLRWYLDVAGMKRSKAYLINGVVIFLAWMVARILLFVYMFYHVYLHFDQVEKMHIIGQILIIVVPMVLSVMNLVWFAKIVRGLRKTLAKRQ from the exons ATGTTGGAATCTAAAGAAATGATGTCGCTCGAATCTTACCAGAATCAAGCTAATTTGTTCGTAAAGGATTATTTACTAGCAGATTCTTTTATTCCATATACTTCTGTTTTTGGGGGCATTTTTGCTTGCAAACTG GTCTATGATCTTACTCAGCTTATTGGTACTAATTCCTTTAAGACCTATTCCAGCTTATCAAAAATCCAACGTATTGAGTGGAATAACCG AGCTATGTCTACTATTCATTCAATTTTCATAACAACTATGTCATTATACATGGTGTTTtgctcaaatttattttctgacAACCAGTCTACCGATCCTATTACAGTTCGAAGCTCTTCACTGTCAACATTTGCACTGGGG GTTTCTGTTGGTTACTTCCTTGCTGATTTTGTGATGATATTTTGGTATTTTCCTTCTCTTGGTGGATATGAGTAT GTAATTCATCATCTATTTTCTTTAGTAGCAGTAGCATATTCAATGTTGAGCGGGGAAGGGCAGCTTTACACATACATGGTCCTGATCTCTGAGGCAACTACTCCGGGAATCAATTTGAGATG GTATCTCGATGTAGCTGGTATGAAAAGGTCCAAAGCTTATCTTATCAATGGGGTTGTAATATTCCTTGCTTGGATG GTTGCCAGAATACTTCTGTTCGTTTACATGTTTTACCATGTGTACCTGCATTTTGATCAG GTTGAGAAAATGCACATCATTGGGCAGATATTGATAATTGTTGTGCCAATGGTGCTATCTGTCATGAACCTGGTTTGGTTCGCAAAGATTGTTAGAGGCTTGAGGAAGACATTGGCAAAGAGGCAATAG